Proteins encoded by one window of Ignavibacteriota bacterium:
- a CDS encoding CBS domain-containing protein — MYNNSPKGDAMKAKDILKNKGPEVFTIGENKPLSEALNILINNNIGVLLVLGDTGLLTGIMSERDVVRAVHRKPENFLNIPVSDLMTRKILFADYEDDLSYIENIMTSNKVRHIPIMKDRIMVGLISIGDIVKATLRESKVENKYLMEYIAGNIH, encoded by the coding sequence ATGTACAACAATTCTCCAAAAGGTGATGCAATGAAAGCAAAAGATATTCTCAAAAACAAAGGTCCCGAAGTGTTCACAATTGGTGAAAACAAGCCTCTCAGTGAGGCTCTCAATATTCTAATCAACAATAATATCGGTGTACTGCTTGTTCTTGGAGATACTGGTTTGTTGACCGGCATAATGAGCGAGCGTGATGTTGTTCGTGCAGTTCACAGAAAACCGGAGAATTTTTTAAATATTCCTGTTTCTGATTTAATGACCCGAAAAATACTCTTTGCAGATTACGAAGACGATTTAAGCTATATCGAAAATATAATGACTTCTAACAAAGTTCGGCATATACCGATTATGAAAGATAGAATAATGGTAGGTTTAATATCAATTGGTGATATCGTAAAGGCTACATTAAGAGAAAGCAAAGTAGAAAATAAATATCTTATGGAATATATCGCAGGAAACATACATTAA
- a CDS encoding RNA polymerase sigma factor yields the protein MIFKRKEISEEEIKHNAEEAMVKGSAEAFQILYNNYAQKVYRFCLRMLGEEENANDAFQEVFVRIYENRHQFKGDNFGAWLFTIARNTCLNYIRTKKEQTSFDESYHHKSDDNEKMDFSTKEQIEKAIAELPVPMREALLLREYEDMSYQEIAETLGIELSLAKVRVHRARLILRKILKPLVKELNES from the coding sequence ATGATTTTTAAGAGAAAAGAAATATCGGAAGAAGAGATAAAGCACAATGCCGAAGAAGCAATGGTAAAGGGCAGTGCTGAAGCTTTTCAGATATTATACAACAATTACGCTCAAAAAGTTTACAGGTTCTGTCTAAGAATGCTCGGAGAGGAAGAGAATGCAAATGATGCATTTCAGGAAGTATTCGTAAGAATATACGAAAACCGCCATCAATTCAAAGGTGACAATTTTGGAGCTTGGCTTTTTACTATCGCTAGAAATACGTGCCTTAATTACATCCGAACTAAAAAGGAACAGACATCTTTTGACGAAAGTTATCACCATAAATCAGATGATAACGAAAAAATGGATTTCAGCACCAAAGAGCAAATTGAAAAGGCTATAGCTGAGTTGCCTGTTCCTATGAGAGAAGCATTACTATTGAGAGAGTATGAAGATATGTCTTATCAGGAAATTGCTGAAACACTCGGTATCGAACTGTCACTTGCTAAAGTACGTGTCCATAGAGCAAGACTTATTCTTAGAAAGATTTTAAAACCATTAGTGAAGGAATTAAATGAGTCTTGA
- a CDS encoding STAS domain-containing protein, with the protein MNYTVEHKDNVVIFKLEDQTVESSISAELKAKMLILAQPDIDALIIDMSKVDAIDSSGLGALLLANRQLKEHEIPVILIGVRDFVRSLMSMTKIDEVFEFYPSIEVALEDLEA; encoded by the coding sequence ATGAATTACACCGTTGAACACAAAGATAATGTTGTGATTTTCAAACTTGAAGATCAAACAGTAGAGAGTTCTATATCTGCAGAGCTCAAAGCAAAGATGTTAATCCTTGCACAGCCGGATATAGATGCTCTGATAATTGATATGTCTAAAGTAGATGCGATTGACAGTTCCGGTCTTGGTGCATTGTTGCTTGCAAACCGTCAGCTAAAAGAACATGAAATACCTGTGATACTTATCGGAGTAAGGGATTTTGTTCGTAGTTTAATGAGTATGACAAAAATTGATGAAGTATTTGAGTTTTATCCGTCAATTGAAGTAGCTCTTGAGGATCTTGAGGCTTAA
- a CDS encoding tyrosine recombinase yields the protein MNISDFILKYLEYLKSEKSYSPKTLESYAFSLSEFSDYYISEYGELPEIDLIETDDIRPFLGWLHDKGLKKNSLRLRISAVRSFFKFCYKKGYISSNPALLISTPKRDKRLPSFLVENEISQLVQVFEADDFKTARSLALIELLYGSGLRISEALGLNINDISFEGNYVKVTGKGSKERIVPLSSKSVEAIKSYMKYRSGENIIDKKAIFIADNGKRMYHSAAYRIVKNGMTGVTESKKKSPHVLRHSFATHLISNGADIKSVSEMLGHSSLSTTQVYTHLSIEKLKESYKKAHPKA from the coding sequence ATGAACATTAGTGATTTTATATTAAAATACTTGGAATATCTTAAAAGTGAAAAAAGTTATTCCCCAAAAACTTTGGAAAGTTATGCATTTAGTCTTTCAGAGTTTTCCGATTATTATATATCAGAATATGGCGAACTACCTGAAATTGATTTAATTGAAACAGACGATATCAGGCCATTTCTTGGATGGCTTCACGATAAGGGGCTTAAAAAAAATTCGCTGCGTCTGAGGATTTCGGCTGTCAGGTCCTTTTTTAAGTTTTGCTATAAAAAAGGATACATCTCGAGTAATCCTGCATTACTGATTTCAACTCCGAAAAGAGATAAACGATTGCCATCATTCCTTGTTGAAAATGAAATTAGTCAGCTTGTGCAGGTATTTGAAGCTGATGACTTCAAAACAGCCCGTAGTCTCGCACTTATTGAACTGCTTTATGGCTCTGGTTTGAGAATTAGTGAAGCTCTTGGACTTAATATTAACGACATCAGTTTTGAAGGTAATTATGTTAAAGTTACCGGAAAAGGCAGTAAGGAGCGTATAGTACCGCTAAGCTCCAAGTCGGTTGAAGCAATCAAATCATATATGAAATATCGTTCAGGCGAAAATATTATAGATAAAAAAGCTATATTTATTGCAGATAATGGTAAAAGAATGTACCATAGCGCAGCATACAGGATTGTAAAAAATGGGATGACGGGTGTTACCGAAAGCAAAAAGAAAAGTCCTCACGTATTGAGACATTCTTTTGCTACTCATTTAATTTCTAATGGTGCTGACATTAAATCTGTAAGTGAGATGCTTGGACATTCGTCACTATCTACAACACAGGTATATACACATTTATCAATTGAAAAATTAAAAGAATCTTATAAAAAAGCACACCCCAAAGCATAA
- a CDS encoding PorV/PorQ family protein, which translates to MKKIFILLVIITMPLAFLNLKAVDDLSAFGASGGEFTKIGAAGGQFLKIPVGARATGMGGAYGAVANDLSSIFWNPAGLAEVSSMAADFSYTQWFATYSHNFGAIAMPIGDGYTAAFSVVSLSSGDINVTTVERPEGTGSIYQVNDISVGASFSGYLTDQFSFGVTVKYIQNAFSSVAASGFAFDIGTKYDTGIQGIKLGFSMHNLSTQQRYDGTDLRTSKKLEESLEMAPLDATYLAYPFNLPIIFRAGVTTDIIDTDEHKLLAAADFVTLTDIPEQFMLGAEYVWNDFLAVRAGYVFGQNSFGIAGGVGLKYFGGAFGGTIDYSINPSVNLGLVNRLTIALNFGS; encoded by the coding sequence ATGAAAAAAATATTTATATTACTTGTTATAATTACAATGCCACTGGCATTCTTAAATTTGAAAGCGGTAGATGACTTAAGTGCATTCGGAGCTTCAGGCGGTGAATTTACTAAAATTGGTGCAGCCGGCGGTCAGTTCCTGAAAATCCCAGTAGGTGCTCGTGCAACCGGTATGGGTGGTGCTTATGGAGCTGTTGCTAATGACTTGTCGTCAATATTTTGGAATCCTGCCGGTCTTGCTGAAGTAAGCTCTATGGCTGCAGATTTTTCATACACTCAATGGTTTGCGACTTATTCGCATAACTTTGGTGCTATTGCTATGCCAATTGGTGATGGCTATACAGCAGCTTTTAGTGTTGTGAGTCTCTCAAGTGGAGATATTAACGTAACGACTGTCGAAAGACCTGAAGGAACAGGTTCAATTTATCAGGTTAATGATATATCAGTTGGTGCATCATTTTCAGGATATCTTACTGACCAGTTTTCATTCGGTGTAACTGTTAAGTATATCCAGAATGCGTTTTCTTCAGTCGCAGCAAGCGGCTTTGCTTTTGATATCGGTACAAAATATGACACCGGTATTCAGGGTATTAAGCTCGGCTTCTCTATGCACAATTTATCTACTCAGCAGAGATATGACGGTACTGACCTCCGCACATCAAAAAAACTCGAAGAATCACTTGAAATGGCTCCGCTTGATGCAACTTATCTTGCATATCCATTCAATCTTCCTATAATTTTCCGTGCTGGTGTTACAACTGATATTATTGATACTGATGAACATAAATTGCTTGCTGCAGCGGATTTTGTTACATTGACTGACATACCTGAGCAATTTATGCTTGGTGCAGAATATGTATGGAATGATTTCCTTGCTGTACGTGCAGGGTATGTATTCGGTCAGAATTCCTTCGGTATAGCCGGCGGTGTTGGATTGAAATATTTTGGCGGTGCTTTTGGTGGTACAATTGATTATTCAATTAATCCTTCTGTTAATCTTGGATTAGTCAATCGTCTTACAATTGCCTTGAATTTCGGTTCATAA
- the glmS gene encoding glutamine--fructose-6-phosphate transaminase (isomerizing), protein MCGIIGYIGDRKVSSILLNGLNRMEYRGYDSAGVSILQNGKIHTLKKKGKVTELEKLVDHSFFNSTFGIAHTRWATHGYPNDVNAHPHSDSSGNISIVHNGIIENYSVLRTKLVSDGYTFKSDTDTEVLAVFIGSIYERVNDLETAVRLALREVDGTFGVLVISTYEPEKLIAARRGSPLLLGIGNNEYLAASDAAAVIQYTKQVIYLNDNEICTITRDGYNIKTIENESTEPIIEQIEFDLEHIEKSGYEHFMLKEIFEQPDTIHDAFRGRLLVDEGNVKLGGLRNVYDELFDCNRIIITACGTSWHSGLVAEYLIESLAGIPVEVEYASEFRYRNPIIKKNDIIFAISQSGETADTLAAVKEAKQKGATVLGIVNVVGSSIARETNAGVYIHAGPEIGVASTKAFTSQLTVFSLIALMLGRMRNLSKWDGQKIALELTLIPDKIKQILELKDQIRDIALQYSNVKNFLYLGRGYNFPVALEGALKLKEISYIHAEGYPAAEMKHGPIALIDENMPVVIIATKDEIYDKVFSNIEEVRARKGRVIAIANIGDEKIKAVADHVIYIPETISPLTPLLSVIPLQLLSYYIALDLECDIDKPRNLAKSVTVE, encoded by the coding sequence ATGTGTGGAATAATCGGCTATATAGGCGATAGAAAAGTATCTTCGATTTTATTAAACGGACTGAACAGAATGGAGTACCGCGGGTATGACTCGGCAGGTGTTTCAATTCTTCAGAACGGTAAAATACATACACTTAAAAAGAAAGGTAAAGTAACAGAGCTCGAAAAACTTGTTGACCATTCTTTTTTTAATTCAACCTTTGGAATTGCCCACACACGTTGGGCTACTCACGGCTATCCAAATGATGTGAATGCACATCCCCACAGCGACAGCTCAGGCAATATCAGTATTGTTCATAATGGTATTATTGAGAATTATTCCGTACTCAGAACAAAACTTGTAAGCGATGGCTATACATTTAAATCTGATACAGATACTGAAGTGCTGGCAGTATTTATTGGTTCGATTTATGAACGTGTAAATGATTTGGAAACCGCCGTAAGACTGGCTTTAAGAGAGGTTGACGGGACATTCGGCGTGCTGGTAATTTCAACTTATGAGCCTGAAAAACTGATTGCAGCACGAAGAGGCTCACCACTTCTTTTAGGAATTGGTAATAACGAATATTTGGCAGCTTCCGATGCCGCAGCTGTCATACAATATACAAAGCAGGTAATTTATCTTAATGATAATGAAATTTGCACAATTACTCGCGATGGTTATAATATCAAGACAATCGAAAATGAATCCACAGAGCCAATAATTGAGCAAATCGAATTTGACCTTGAGCATATAGAAAAAAGTGGCTACGAGCATTTTATGCTAAAAGAAATATTTGAGCAACCTGATACAATTCACGATGCATTCAGAGGCAGACTGCTTGTAGACGAAGGCAACGTCAAGCTCGGTGGTCTTAGAAACGTATATGACGAACTTTTTGACTGTAATAGGATAATCATTACTGCCTGTGGCACTTCTTGGCATTCAGGATTGGTCGCAGAATATTTAATAGAATCACTCGCCGGTATTCCTGTAGAAGTTGAATATGCCTCCGAATTTCGGTACAGAAATCCAATTATCAAAAAAAATGACATTATTTTCGCTATCAGTCAAAGCGGTGAAACAGCCGACACTCTTGCAGCAGTTAAGGAAGCCAAACAAAAAGGTGCAACAGTTCTCGGAATAGTAAATGTTGTCGGCAGTTCAATAGCAAGAGAAACTAATGCCGGTGTTTATATTCATGCAGGTCCTGAAATTGGTGTTGCATCCACTAAAGCATTTACATCTCAGCTTACAGTCTTTAGCTTAATAGCTTTAATGCTCGGAAGAATGAGAAATCTCAGTAAATGGGACGGACAAAAAATCGCCTTGGAGTTAACTCTTATACCTGATAAAATTAAGCAAATACTCGAGCTAAAAGACCAAATAAGAGATATAGCTTTACAATATTCAAATGTCAAGAATTTTCTTTACCTTGGAAGGGGTTATAACTTCCCGGTCGCTTTGGAAGGAGCACTCAAACTTAAAGAAATTTCATATATTCACGCTGAAGGGTATCCGGCAGCTGAAATGAAACACGGACCAATCGCCCTGATAGACGAAAATATGCCAGTTGTAATTATCGCTACTAAAGATGAGATTTACGATAAAGTTTTTTCAAATATTGAAGAAGTACGTGCAAGAAAAGGTAGAGTTATTGCAATAGCAAATATCGGGGATGAAAAAATCAAAGCTGTTGCAGACCATGTTATTTATATTCCGGAAACAATTTCACCGCTAACTCCATTGCTCTCTGTAATTCCTCTGCAGCTATTGTCTTACTATATAGCTTTAGACCTTGAATGCGACATTGACAAACCAAGAAATTTAGCTAAAAGTGTTACAGTTGAATAA
- a CDS encoding TonB-dependent receptor, producing the protein MHKFFVLLFLGLIAIPSMTFSQVYGTLRGKVVDEEGKGLRGASVFVEGTQKGAAVRENDGSYVITGIVAGEYTVRFTFTGRTTVRKQVRISASLTATLDVTMRDASVRTEELVVVAQREIVNHTKQGSMDKRSNEDIINTAREGIGAVISLSAGVLQSGSGFSIRGGRADETDVRIDGISVGNAFTGGFGASGAAYFPMVSSFATEEVQVLKGGFSAEYGDVTSGVVNSVVQTGRDNKYDGWVRWRTDVPALFGSQSTGTRIERDGSRFRAVEVGEGAKWQGQNEHTFEFGTGGPLPLMAKGNTFYLTGRYFHEANRNASYEIYDPWGNNIGQRPDNGSWVRNLTGRLKFAIADGVSLTLGGSYGVSSFEFSGWAWLYANREGYVYDKNENGNYLLRTNEDGSPVTNGMEERLFKQNVLDNFVINYFALLTHTLSPTSFYEVRISQSTNNDYSSRRTSTDGPGFFSGWDMQTPSDNYMVMGNQLIPGKDKIVDQYTQLIENTFTSDGFLRLNLPQRNPLTGYYEGQANASGSYNPWGIPNVGFATSGSGGFSFRDGSNWTIDGSFNQYLKTGEFEHNFKAGFQGQILEMYKHSNSNPYDGNPFFDVFDDGRFGGNLYADNEVVRERTNRPYNPMKLGMYVQDQISYKGIIFSPGLRFDFFDPNAQYRVNQIPFVSIRADSGFADASVKMQVSPRVNVAYPITETSNIRLSYGMYFQMPMLQYLYDAFAVDIIRGASILGNPNMDAQRTNQYEIEYSLGLTDDLVFSATAFYKDEYNKVGIVYVPAVPDPYSQRDVTEYGTSRGFELNFRKTPLPTENYAFDINYNLGYLAGTASGPNSNYGLTIDPYTNLPAFPLSEYPMPNDIRHFFKGNFRFYWLDGQGPSIGGLKVLENSDIIITSTYRTGVPYTRTDRNGTPLSEVNSDRQPSFWGLDARIQRTIQLKSIFGESAGNTMIQLFVDVNNLLNRTVVTGVYATTSDPLDDGRTFDRQVGDFNSITYYKTPTYENPSTFASTQYDAYGDRLYNEMADFDGNGLVTQAEVFESYFRYIDKVISFRGNFQIPRTIFFGMMFRF; encoded by the coding sequence ATGCATAAGTTTTTTGTACTTTTATTTTTAGGGCTCATAGCTATACCCTCGATGACCTTTTCACAGGTTTATGGAACCTTGAGAGGTAAGGTCGTTGATGAGGAAGGTAAGGGCTTACGAGGAGCCTCGGTTTTTGTCGAGGGTACTCAGAAAGGCGCCGCTGTTCGTGAGAATGACGGTAGCTACGTTATAACCGGTATTGTCGCCGGGGAATACACAGTCAGATTTACCTTCACCGGTAGAACTACAGTTCGAAAACAGGTGAGAATATCTGCAAGTTTAACAGCTACACTTGATGTAACAATGAGAGACGCTTCAGTTCGAACTGAAGAACTTGTTGTAGTTGCTCAGCGTGAAATTGTAAATCACACCAAGCAGGGCTCAATGGACAAGCGTTCAAATGAGGACATCATCAATACTGCCCGTGAAGGTATAGGAGCTGTTATCAGTTTAAGTGCCGGTGTTCTTCAGTCAGGTTCAGGTTTTTCTATTCGTGGCGGTAGAGCTGATGAAACTGACGTAAGAATTGACGGTATATCAGTAGGTAATGCATTTACCGGTGGCTTCGGTGCATCCGGAGCTGCTTACTTCCCAATGGTTTCATCATTTGCAACTGAAGAAGTTCAGGTTCTCAAAGGTGGCTTCTCTGCTGAGTATGGTGATGTTACTTCAGGAGTTGTGAACTCTGTTGTACAGACAGGACGTGATAATAAATATGATGGCTGGGTGCGTTGGAGAACTGATGTTCCGGCTTTGTTCGGAAGTCAGTCAACCGGAACCAGAATTGAAAGAGACGGTAGCCGTTTCAGAGCTGTTGAAGTCGGTGAAGGAGCTAAATGGCAGGGACAGAACGAGCACACTTTTGAGTTCGGTACAGGTGGTCCTCTTCCGCTTATGGCAAAAGGAAATACTTTTTACCTTACAGGAAGGTATTTTCATGAAGCTAACCGTAATGCCAGCTATGAAATTTATGACCCATGGGGTAATAATATTGGTCAAAGACCTGACAACGGCTCTTGGGTAAGAAACCTAACCGGACGCTTGAAATTTGCAATAGCTGATGGAGTTTCATTGACTCTTGGAGGTTCTTACGGTGTTTCCAGCTTTGAATTCTCAGGCTGGGCTTGGCTTTATGCTAACCGCGAAGGCTATGTTTATGACAAAAATGAAAACGGAAATTACTTATTAAGAACAAATGAAGATGGATCCCCTGTTACTAACGGGATGGAAGAAAGACTCTTCAAACAAAATGTTCTTGATAATTTCGTAATAAATTATTTTGCTTTACTTACTCATACATTAAGCCCAACAAGCTTTTATGAAGTACGTATCTCACAATCTACAAATAATGACTACTCAAGCAGAAGAACAAGCACTGACGGTCCCGGATTCTTTTCAGGCTGGGATATGCAGACTCCTTCTGACAACTATATGGTTATGGGTAATCAGCTTATACCGGGTAAAGACAAAATTGTTGACCAATACACACAATTAATTGAAAATACTTTTACTTCTGATGGATTTTTAAGACTTAACCTTCCACAAAGAAATCCTTTGACAGGATACTATGAAGGTCAGGCAAATGCATCAGGTTCTTATAACCCTTGGGGTATTCCTAATGTTGGTTTTGCAACATCAGGTTCCGGCGGTTTTAGTTTCCGTGATGGCAGCAACTGGACAATTGACGGTTCATTCAACCAGTATCTAAAAACAGGCGAATTCGAACACAACTTTAAAGCAGGTTTCCAGGGACAGATTCTTGAGATGTACAAACACTCAAACAGCAACCCTTACGATGGTAACCCGTTTTTTGATGTATTCGATGATGGTAGATTCGGTGGTAACTTGTATGCTGATAATGAAGTAGTAAGAGAAAGAACAAATCGTCCTTATAATCCAATGAAACTTGGTATGTATGTTCAGGACCAGATTTCATACAAAGGGATTATATTCAGCCCTGGTTTGAGATTTGACTTCTTTGACCCTAATGCTCAGTATCGCGTTAATCAGATTCCATTCGTTTCAATCAGAGCGGATTCGGGCTTTGCTGATGCTTCTGTTAAGATGCAGGTCAGCCCGAGAGTTAACGTTGCTTATCCAATAACAGAAACATCCAATATCAGACTTTCTTACGGTATGTACTTCCAGATGCCGATGCTTCAGTATCTTTATGATGCCTTTGCAGTTGATATAATTCGTGGAGCATCAATTCTTGGAAATCCCAATATGGATGCTCAGAGAACAAATCAGTATGAAATCGAGTATAGTCTTGGTTTGACTGATGACCTTGTATTTTCGGCAACTGCATTTTATAAGGATGAATATAATAAAGTAGGGATAGTATATGTTCCTGCTGTACCGGACCCATACAGTCAAAGAGATGTGACAGAATATGGTACATCACGCGGGTTTGAGCTTAATTTCCGTAAGACACCTCTGCCAACTGAAAATTATGCATTTGATATTAATTATAATTTAGGTTATTTGGCAGGTACAGCTTCCGGTCCAAATTCTAATTATGGTTTAACTATTGACCCTTATACAAATTTACCTGCTTTCCCTCTATCTGAATATCCTATGCCTAATGACATTCGTCACTTTTTTAAAGGTAACTTCAGATTTTACTGGTTAGATGGTCAGGGTCCTTCAATTGGTGGATTAAAAGTATTAGAAAATTCAGACATCATTATTACATCTACTTACAGAACCGGTGTTCCTTATACAAGAACTGACAGAAACGGAACTCCTCTTTCTGAAGTAAACTCAGACCGTCAGCCGTCATTCTGGGGCTTGGATGCAAGAATACAAAGAACTATACAATTAAAGAGTATCTTTGGTGAAAGTGCCGGAAATACTATGATTCAGCTATTTGTTGACGTTAATAACCTCCTCAATCGTACCGTAGTAACAGGCGTATATGCTACAACAAGTGACCCGCTTGATGATGGACGTACATTTGACCGTCAGGTTGGTGACTTTAACAGTATAACATATTACAAAACTCCAACTTATGAAAATCCTTCAACATTTGCATCTACCCAGTATGATGCTTATGGCGACAGATTATATAATGAGATGGCTGATTTTGACGGTAACGGACTTGTAACCCAGGCTGAAGTTTTTGAAAGTTATTTCAGATATATTGATAAAGTTATATCATTCAGAGGTAACTTCCAGATTCCAAGAACAATTTTCTTTGGTATGATGTTTAGGTTCTAA
- a CDS encoding Gfo/Idh/MocA family oxidoreductase, which produces MKLKIGVIGVGHLGSIHARLLAENPEAELLGVRDILPERNLHLAAELNVKAYQNLEEIINECDALVISVPTSLHYEVASKCIAAGKHCLIEKPITAKYSEAVALIDEAHNRDVLIQVGHVERFNPALAAVKSYDLKPLFIESHRLGQFKPRARDVSVIHDLMIHDIDIILQLVNSEVKSIDANGVNVLTDTTDIANARITFENGCVANITASRISAHPMRKMRIFQKDAYLSLDFQEHKVEVYRIHDSDYSPQSGIPATMLGSIETGINNKNIYFEIPQVIKTNAIAEEQTAFIRAIKNEGENPVGADEAALALKVAEEIIELIYR; this is translated from the coding sequence ATGAAATTGAAAATAGGTGTAATAGGTGTTGGACATTTGGGAAGTATTCATGCTAGATTGCTTGCTGAAAATCCTGAAGCAGAGCTTCTTGGAGTCAGAGATATCCTGCCTGAAAGAAACTTACATCTCGCTGCGGAATTGAATGTTAAAGCATATCAGAATTTAGAGGAAATAATAAATGAATGTGATGCTCTTGTAATTTCTGTACCTACATCTCTTCATTATGAAGTTGCAAGTAAATGTATAGCTGCCGGAAAGCACTGCCTGATAGAAAAGCCGATTACAGCAAAATATAGCGAGGCTGTTGCATTAATAGATGAAGCCCATAATCGTGACGTTTTGATTCAGGTTGGTCATGTAGAGAGGTTCAATCCTGCCCTCGCTGCTGTTAAAAGCTATGATCTGAAACCCCTTTTTATTGAGTCACACAGACTTGGGCAGTTCAAACCAAGAGCCAGAGATGTTTCTGTTATTCATGATTTGATGATACATGATATTGATATTATTCTTCAGCTTGTCAATTCCGAAGTGAAAAGCATTGATGCTAATGGTGTAAATGTATTGACTGACACAACCGATATAGCCAATGCCAGAATTACTTTTGAAAATGGGTGTGTGGCAAATATTACTGCTTCCCGAATTTCGGCTCATCCTATGAGAAAGATGCGGATTTTTCAGAAAGATGCTTATCTTTCATTGGATTTTCAGGAGCATAAAGTTGAAGTTTATAGGATTCATGATTCTGATTATTCTCCCCAATCAGGAATTCCTGCTACTATGTTAGGCTCAATCGAAACTGGAATAAATAACAAAAATATATATTTCGAAATTCCCCAGGTAATCAAAACTAACGCAATTGCTGAAGAGCAAACAGCATTTATCAGAGCAATCAAAAATGAAGGCGAAAATCCTGTTGGAGCTGATGAAGCTGCGCTGGCATTAAAAGTAGCTGAAGAAATAATTGAATTGATATATCGATGA
- a CDS encoding nucleotide sugar dehydrogenase codes for MKISVLGLGYVGLPLACAIAKLTSHEVVGFDKSERKISMIKEKLCPIDDVQCAADLKIVSLNCSANPEIINNSDIYIVCVPTPVLNDYTPDLTPIKSATQTIANYLQRGQSVIIESTINPGVCDEIVVPLLESLTTLKSGIDFDVAHCPERINPGDPVWNVYNIPRNIGSTSLKATKKLAAFYREFIDAEINEMPNLKTAEATKIIENTFRDINIAFVNELAKSFDVLGIDLIAVIKGASNKPFAFMPHFPSCGVGGHCIPVDPYYLIERAKQSGFDHKFLKLAREINNSMPEYAIDKLVDALNQLEKPIKNTSIGLLGLSYKANVGDLRESPSIKLRSILEDKKANLYIFDPFFPDMSNTNSLDEILEKSEAILIATDHTEFKEIKGEILKKHNVKIVVDGKNCLNKQDIISKEIIYHGIGY; via the coding sequence ATGAAAATATCAGTATTAGGATTAGGTTACGTAGGATTGCCACTTGCTTGTGCAATAGCCAAACTGACTTCTCACGAAGTTGTAGGTTTTGATAAAAGCGAAAGAAAAATTTCGATGATTAAAGAAAAATTATGTCCTATAGATGATGTGCAGTGTGCTGCGGATTTAAAAATTGTAAGTTTGAATTGTTCTGCCAACCCAGAGATAATCAATAATTCAGACATTTATATTGTTTGCGTTCCGACACCGGTTCTAAATGACTACACACCCGACCTCACCCCAATAAAATCAGCTACTCAGACAATAGCAAATTATTTGCAAAGAGGTCAGAGTGTAATTATTGAATCTACAATCAATCCCGGTGTTTGCGATGAAATTGTTGTCCCTCTTCTTGAAAGTCTTACCACACTAAAATCAGGAATAGATTTCGATGTAGCTCATTGTCCTGAGAGAATCAATCCGGGTGACCCTGTCTGGAATGTTTATAATATTCCAAGAAATATTGGCTCGACTTCACTAAAAGCAACAAAGAAACTTGCTGCATTTTATCGTGAATTCATTGATGCTGAAATTAACGAAATGCCAAATCTCAAGACTGCCGAAGCAACAAAAATAATAGAAAATACTTTCAGAGATATAAATATAGCATTCGTAAACGAATTAGCAAAATCTTTTGATGTACTTGGAATTGACCTGATAGCTGTTATTAAGGGCGCTTCTAATAAACCATTTGCATTTATGCCACATTTTCCAAGCTGTGGAGTCGGCGGTCACTGCATTCCGGTTGACCCGTATTATCTAATCGAAAGAGCCAAACAAAGCGGATTCGACCACAAGTTTCTTAAACTGGCACGCGAAATAAACAATTCAATGCCTGAATATGCAATTGATAAGCTCGTTGATGCACTAAATCAGCTTGAAAAGCCAATCAAAAATACGTCTATTGGACTTTTAGGTTTATCCTACAAAGCAAATGTCGGCGATTTGAGAGAGAGTCCTTCAATCAAACTGCGTTCAATTCTAGAAGACAAAAAAGCAAATCTTTATATTTTCGACCCATTTTTCCCTGATATGAGCAATACCAATAGTTTAGATGAAATTCTTGAAAAATCTGAAGCCATACTTATAGCTACAGACCATACAGAGTTCAAGGAAATTAAAGGCGAAATACTAAAAAAACATAATGTCAAAATTGTGGTTGACGGAAAAAATTGCCTCAACAAACAAGATATTATCTCTAAAGAAATTATTTATCATGGTATTGGATATTAA